Proteins encoded within one genomic window of Xiphophorus maculatus strain JP 163 A chromosome 11, X_maculatus-5.0-male, whole genome shotgun sequence:
- the tmem248 gene encoding transmembrane protein 248 isoform X1, translating to MVYLLNPIENLRGYITNRPPLVIFMISVSAVAIAFLTIGYFFKIKEIKSPELTEDWNTFLLRFNNLDFCVSENETIKHGLNESTTPESLVVTSGQARSSTQPPLLLEDSGPINISVSITLTLDPVRPFGGYSRNITHLYATVLGQQVGLSGREAHEEINITFTLPVSWNSDDCVLHGHCEQVVFSTCMTVTAGSNIFPVTVQPPHCVPETYTNATSWYKVFTTVRDSDTKYSQDYNPFWCYKGAIGKVYHALNPKLTVIVPDDDRSLINLHLMHTSYFLFVMVITMFCYAVIKGRPGKVRQTNPDFCPEKVQQTPAVLYDLNRWRCQRVKKTAESSARGYL from the exons ATG GTTTACCTGCTAAATCCCATAGAAAACCTCAGAGGCTACATCACTAACCGTCCACCTCTGGTCATTTTTATGATCAGTGTCAGTGCGGTGGCCATCGCCTTCCTGACCATTGGATATTTCTTCAAGATTAAGGAGATAAAGTCTCCAGAGCTCACAGAG GACTGGAACACATTCCTGTTGCGCTTCAACAACCTGGACTTCTGCGTGTCGGAGAACGAGACGATAAAGCACGGCCTGAACGAGTCGACCACCCCGGAGAGCCTGGTGGTGACCAGCGGCCAGGCCCGCTCCAGCACACAGCCCCCCCTGCTGTTAGAGGACTCGGGCCCCATCAACATCTCCGTCTCCATCACCCTCACGCTGGACCCCGTGCGGCCGTTCGGCGGCTACTCCCGCAACATCACCCACCTGTACGCCACAGTGCTGGGGCAGCAGGTCGGTCTGTCAG GCCGGGAAGCCCATGAAGAAATAAACATCACGTTCACTCTGCCCGTGTCCTGGAACTCGGACGACTGCGTGCTGCACGGCCACTGTGAGCAGGTGGTGTTCAGCACGTGCATGACCGTCACAGCAGGCAGCAATATCTTCCCAGTCACAGT GCAGCCGCCGCACTGCGTCCCAGAGACGTACACCAACGCGACGTCCTGGTACAAGGTGTTCACCACGGTCCGTGACTCGGACACCAAGTACAGTCAGGACTACAACCCCTTCTGGTGTTACAAAGGAGCAATCGGCAAAGTGTATCATGCACTCAACCCCAAACTCACCGTCATTGTCCCAGAT GACGACCGCTCCCTCATCAACCTGCACCTGATGCACACtagctacttcctgtttgtcatgGTCATCACTATGTTCTGCTATGCAGTCATAAAGGGACGGCCTGGCAAGGTGCGACAAACCAATCCTGACTTCTGTCCTGAGAAGGTACAACAGACACCAGCAGTGCTTTATGACCTCAACAG GTGGCGCTGTCAGAGGGTTAAAAAGACGGCAGAGAGCTCTGCCAGAGGTTACCTGTAA
- the tmem248 gene encoding transmembrane protein 248 isoform X2, with product MVYLLNPIENLRGYITNRPPLVIFMISVSAVAIAFLTIGYFFKIKEIKSPELTEDWNTFLLRFNNLDFCVSENETIKHGLNESTTPESLVVTSGQARSSTQPPLLLEDSGPINISVSITLTLDPVRPFGGYSRNITHLYATVLGQQVGLSGREAHEEINITFTLPVSWNSDDCVLHGHCEQVVFSTCMTVTAGSNIFPVTVQPPHCVPETYTNATSWYKVFTTVRDSDTKYSQDYNPFWCYKGAIGKVYHALNPKLTVIVPDDDRSLINLHLMHTSYFLFVMVITMFCYAVIKGRPGKVRQTNPDFCPEKVALSEG from the exons ATG GTTTACCTGCTAAATCCCATAGAAAACCTCAGAGGCTACATCACTAACCGTCCACCTCTGGTCATTTTTATGATCAGTGTCAGTGCGGTGGCCATCGCCTTCCTGACCATTGGATATTTCTTCAAGATTAAGGAGATAAAGTCTCCAGAGCTCACAGAG GACTGGAACACATTCCTGTTGCGCTTCAACAACCTGGACTTCTGCGTGTCGGAGAACGAGACGATAAAGCACGGCCTGAACGAGTCGACCACCCCGGAGAGCCTGGTGGTGACCAGCGGCCAGGCCCGCTCCAGCACACAGCCCCCCCTGCTGTTAGAGGACTCGGGCCCCATCAACATCTCCGTCTCCATCACCCTCACGCTGGACCCCGTGCGGCCGTTCGGCGGCTACTCCCGCAACATCACCCACCTGTACGCCACAGTGCTGGGGCAGCAGGTCGGTCTGTCAG GCCGGGAAGCCCATGAAGAAATAAACATCACGTTCACTCTGCCCGTGTCCTGGAACTCGGACGACTGCGTGCTGCACGGCCACTGTGAGCAGGTGGTGTTCAGCACGTGCATGACCGTCACAGCAGGCAGCAATATCTTCCCAGTCACAGT GCAGCCGCCGCACTGCGTCCCAGAGACGTACACCAACGCGACGTCCTGGTACAAGGTGTTCACCACGGTCCGTGACTCGGACACCAAGTACAGTCAGGACTACAACCCCTTCTGGTGTTACAAAGGAGCAATCGGCAAAGTGTATCATGCACTCAACCCCAAACTCACCGTCATTGTCCCAGAT GACGACCGCTCCCTCATCAACCTGCACCTGATGCACACtagctacttcctgtttgtcatgGTCATCACTATGTTCTGCTATGCAGTCATAAAGGGACGGCCTGGCAAGGTGCGACAAACCAATCCTGACTTCTGTCCTGAGAAG GTGGCGCTGTCAGAGGGTTAA